GCATCACGATGCCAATATACAGGTAGTACCATTCCTTCTAGATCGGTGCCATTTTGCAAAGTTGTTGAACTGTACATAGTTTCGGAAGCAAAGAGAGGTTTTCTGCCTTTAACCTCTTGTGCTACTTTGGTGGCAAAATATATATTTCTGACTGAAGGTAATAGTAAAAAGCCACTGGCGTTTTCTGTTTCTATAGCTTTATCTACAAAAGCTCTATAATCCAAATCTTTGTCTGCCAAATTGCAAGGTGTGCTAATAACCTTACTTCCATATTTTTGGAGAGCTTGAGTGTACTGTTCTACAAGTATCTGATTAGATGAAAAGCCTGAATTATCTCTTGAGCTACGAACATCGCCACAAATAGCAACATTTCTTCCCTGTCGAGCAATGTAGCGAGCATGAGTATCTACTAAATTATCATATAGCGGATTTACATGAAATAAGTAGTTTGTTGTGGAACTATTTGGCTGACTACTTACTGCATTATTATCTAGCTTTTCTTGATTTTCGGCTTGAGTTGGGCGCTCGACAGGAAAGACTAACACCAAGTGCTTTTCATTATAAATTGCAGCATTACGTCTAACTCCCACTGCTGCCACAATACTTTTGTCTTTAAACAATTCATTATCTAATTGGGCAAAGTCTTCTCTATTCTCAGCACTTGCAATCACAAGTTGCAGCTTTTTACCATCAATTCCTCCTTGATTATTAATTTCATTTTGAGCTTGAGCTACACCACGCAAAATTTCTTCTGATAAATTAGTATCAAAGTTAATTGATGCTATAACAGCAACTTTTAGAGCGCTAGAATTATCCCGTAAAATTTTAGCGTTATTTAAGTAAATTAGAGTTTCTGGGTCATTAGGATTATTTTTTAATGAAGCGCTAAACTTTTGAACAGCAGTGGTAAAATCTTTTTGTTCAAAAGCTTTCACTCCATCTGTTTTATCAGGATATGTTTGCACTTTCAACAAAATTCTTGTACCCAAATTCATTAAGGGAGGCTTATTCTTAACTTCACTTGAACTAGATGTAGGGTTGTTTAATGATGTTATTACGATATTAGAAGAAAGTTGTCTAATTAACCACAAAATAGCTGCTACCATTACTCCAGCCAGCCCCAGAGAAATAAGCAACTTCAGGTTCTCTTTTTTATTAGTCATGAATAATACTCCAAGTTATACAAAGCTTATTAAAAATCAAGATGCAGTCGAAAATTAACCTATACTTAAATTTTAAAAATATTTAGAAATAAGTTTGTTTATTATTTCTGACATACTCACAATAATAAGCGTCAAAAAACCTGCAAGTAAAACTAGCAATACTACAAGCAAAAGTCCATTAATTCCAGATTGGAGAAGATTGTTTGTGAGCAAACTTTTGAAAGTCAATACAATTAGTGAATTTGCTATTATAGCAATCACAATTAAATAACTCTTTTCCAAAAGCGAACGAGATTGAATTAAGATTACCCCACCTAAAATTAGCAACCACAATCCAGAGCTAATCCAAGTAGTGCCTAAAAAACTAATAAGTGCGATCGTTAACAATGAACTACCTGAACCTGTAATTATGGCTCCAGAGAATAATTTGCTATTAGAGAATTGTGGTAGATACCCAGTTGTTTTTTGTTGAGTTTGTGATTGTGACTCTAATAGTTTAGAAGGTGAAATGACTGTAGGAGGTAATGTATGCCTTAGTGGTGGTAGATTATTCAAGTCTTGTAAGACAGCCTGTGCAGATTGATAACGCTGCTCATGATTTTCTTGGAGTAATTTATCCAGAATCAATTCTAATTCTTGACTTATGGGTTGTGTTAAATGCTTTCGCCAACTAGAAGTCCAACCATAGCCTTGTTTGAGCCAGAAATTCGAGGGAGAAATATTTGTTAGTAGATGAAAGCAAGTTATGCCTAAACTATACATATCACTGGAAGGAAAAACTTTACCAAATTGCATTTGCTCAATTGGTGCATAACCTAATGAACCAATAATTGTCCCAATTGCAGTGGTTGTAGTTTCCGCCTTTTGCTTTGAAACCCCAAAATCAATTAGTACTAACTTATTATCACTCTTACGGCGAATAATATTTTCTGGCTTAATATCTCGATGAATTATTTGCTGTTGATGTATGGCAACCAGCACAGATAATAAATCATTCAAAAAAGATCGAATCTTACCTTCATCAAAAAAACCGTATTGTTTTAACTCCTGCAACAGATTTTGACCTTCGATAAACTGCTGCACTAAATATAGATATTCACCTTCCTTAAAATAACCATACAAATTGGGAATTTGTAGATGTTCCCCTAATTCTTGTAGACGTTTGGCCTCTCGTTCAAATAATTGAGTTGCTTTTTGATGTGCATGAGTACCTTGACTGCCATAAAATTGACTGAGAACCAGTTGCTTAACAACACATCGTTCGTTTAGCTTGTCTATATCCTCTGCTACGTATGTGCGTGCAAACCCTCCTCTCCCTAATGGTGCGATTATACGGTAACGATTTCTGAGTAGCGATCGCAACTGTGTCCCGCAACTGAGGCAGTAATTTGTCCCATCAGGATTTTGGGGATTCTCGCAATTGGGGTTTAGGCAGCAGATCATAATAATTATTTTATTGCTGTCAGTTTATTAATTTTTAAATTATACTTTGGATTCAGTATAAACTCTGTAATGCAACGTTTCTACATGGACATTTGTTGTAATTGGTGTAAAATGTTGGCTAGTTTTATCGCCTCATTCAAAAAATCTTGTTGATTAGCAAAATCGGGGTGGCATTGGACTTTATCATTCAACTTTTTATGACAAGGTAATGCCCATAATTATCTCTTGCAAGATATGTAATACTAAAGCCACCTTCACGTGATTATTTTTAATTGTATATTTATCACTCTGTAATTGCTGTCCTAATAACCAAGCTATTATTCAAAAGCCCAAAATGCTGGTGCAGACTGTCGCACAGGATAGACTAATTTACAGAAAAAATATATCTTAATGTACATAATTTCATAAGTTCATAGCGAATCCTCTTGAAAAAACTCTGCGTACCTTTCTTCAGCGTCCCTAGCCTATGCGAAAGCAAAGTGCATCTGCGTTTAAAACCGCTACGAATTAATGCAAATCTGTACTTAGAAGTTTTAAACAGACATTTACCCACTGTTAAACTACATTCGGTTAAATCTTCTAATAAAATCGGGTAAATAATTCAACGCTAAGTAAATATTCACCCTGCCAAAATTTCGGTCTATACAACCTTGACAAACCTCACCGCAATTGTGACGATTACGCTAGAATTGTTAAAGGTTCTTTACAGAATTTGCTGATCATCCCCAATTCTGTTAAAACAGCCTAGCATTCAAATGTAAATCTAAAAACCCCCTCTAGAGTTCACCAAAAGCTTCTATGACGCTCCCAATTCGCAACGTCGCCATTATCGCCCACGTTGACCACGGCAAAACTACGCTGGTTGACGCACTCCTCAAACAATCCGGCATTTTCCGCGAAGGCGAAGACGTTCCGGATTGCGTTATGGACTCCAACGCCCTAGAACGGGAACGGGGTATTACTATCCTGTCCAAAAATACGGCAGTTCGCTACAAAGAAACACTAATCAATATTGTTGATACTCCTGGACACGCTGACTTTGGTGGCGAAGTTGAACGCGTACTCGGCATGGTTGACGGATGTCTTCTGATTGTCGATGCCAATGAAGGCCCCATGCCCCAAACACGCTTTGTTCTCAAAAAAGCTTTAGAAAAAGGGCTGCGCCCCATTGTTATTATCAACAAAATCGACCGTGGTAAAACTGACCCTCACGTTGCTGTCGATAAAGTTTTGGATCTGTTCTTGGAATTAGGGGCAGACGAAGACCAGTGTGATTTTACCTATCTGTTTGCCTCCGGTATGGCAGGTTTCGCCAAGGAAAGCTTGGAAGCAGAATCGGTAGATATGCAACCCCTGTTTAACGCGATTCTGCAACACGTTCCACCACCAGTAGGCGACAGCAATAAGCCTCTGCAATTGCAAGTTACAACCCTAGATTATTCTGAATATCTGGGACGGATTGTCATTGGCAGAATTCACAACGGTACTATCCGCTCAGGACAGCAAGCGGCTTTAGTTACAGAAGATGGCACCATTGTCAAGGGTAAAATTACCAAGTTGATGGGCTTTGATGGACTGAAGCGCGTAGAGATGGAAGAAGCAACCGCAGGTTATATTGTCGCGGTGGCTGGTTTCGCGGATGCTTATATTGGGGAAACAATTACTGACCCCAATGAACCGCAAGCTTTACCACTCATTAAAGTAGATGAACCAACCTTGCAAATGGCCTTCTGGGTAAATGATTCGCCCTTTGCTGGTCAAGAAGGTAAGTTGGTAACATCAAGACAAATACGCGATCGCCTATTCCGCGAACTCGAAACCAACGTTGCTTTGCGTGTCGAAGAAACCGATTCTCCCGATAAATTCCTTGTTTCCGGTCGGGGAGAACTCCACTTGGGTATCTTAATTGAAACCATGCGTCGGGAAGGCTTCGAATTTCAGGTATCTCAGCCACAGGTAATTTACCGCGAAATCAACGGTCAACCTTGCGAACCTTACGAACTCCTGGTGTTAGACATTCCTGCTGATAGTGTGGGTAGCTGTATTGAACGCCTGGGACAACGCAAAGGCGAAATGCAAGATATGCAACCAGGTAGTGGCGATCGCACCCAGTTAGAGTTTGTCATTCCTGCTCGTGGATTGATTGGTTTCCGGGGTGAATTCATGCGGATGACCCGTGGTGAAGGCATCATGAACCACAGTTTCCTAGACTACCGTCAACTCAGTGGTGATATTGAAGCCCGTAACAAAGGCGTTTTAATCTCCTTTGAAGAAGGCGTTTCTACCTTCTACGCCATGAGAAATGCCGAAGATAGAGGAGCATTCTTTATTACTCCCGGCACAAAGGTTTACAGAGGCATGATCGTGGGAGAACACACTCGTTCTCAAGATTTGGAACTAAATATCTGTAAGACCAAGCAGTTGACCAACCACCGGGCTGCTGGTGGCGATGAATTGGTGCAACTGCAAGCACCGATAGATATGAGCCTAGAGCGTGCTTTGGAATACATCGCCGCCGATGAATTGGTGGAAGTTACACCCCAATCG
The Nostoc punctiforme PCC 73102 genome window above contains:
- a CDS encoding ABC transporter substrate-binding protein, with translation MTNKKENLKLLISLGLAGVMVAAILWLIRQLSSNIVITSLNNPTSSSSEVKNKPPLMNLGTRILLKVQTYPDKTDGVKAFEQKDFTTAVQKFSASLKNNPNDPETLIYLNNAKILRDNSSALKVAVIASINFDTNLSEEILRGVAQAQNEINNQGGIDGKKLQLVIASAENREDFAQLDNELFKDKSIVAAVGVRRNAAIYNEKHLVLVFPVERPTQAENQEKLDNNAVSSQPNSSTTNYLFHVNPLYDNLVDTHARYIARQGRNVAICGDVRSSRDNSGFSSNQILVEQYTQALQKYGSKVISTPCNLADKDLDYRAFVDKAIETENASGFLLLPSVRNIYFATKVAQEVKGRKPLFASETMYSSTTLQNGTDLEGMVLPVYWHRDANKNNPFAENAFKLWNARVNQRTAGAYDALQVIITGLKQDNTREGLQKVLSNRDFSTSGATGMIKFSPSGERQGEALLVKIERCERCSSGTTYDFDLLNKK
- a CDS encoding serine/threonine-protein kinase, with protein sequence MICCLNPNCENPQNPDGTNYCLSCGTQLRSLLRNRYRIIAPLGRGGFARTYVAEDIDKLNERCVVKQLVLSQFYGSQGTHAHQKATQLFEREAKRLQELGEHLQIPNLYGYFKEGEYLYLVQQFIEGQNLLQELKQYGFFDEGKIRSFLNDLLSVLVAIHQQQIIHRDIKPENIIRRKSDNKLVLIDFGVSKQKAETTTTAIGTIIGSLGYAPIEQMQFGKVFPSSDMYSLGITCFHLLTNISPSNFWLKQGYGWTSSWRKHLTQPISQELELILDKLLQENHEQRYQSAQAVLQDLNNLPPLRHTLPPTVISPSKLLESQSQTQQKTTGYLPQFSNSKLFSGAIITGSGSSLLTIALISFLGTTWISSGLWLLILGGVILIQSRSLLEKSYLIVIAIIANSLIVLTFKSLLTNNLLQSGINGLLLVVLLVLLAGFLTLIIVSMSEIINKLISKYF
- the typA gene encoding translational GTPase TypA, which produces MTLPIRNVAIIAHVDHGKTTLVDALLKQSGIFREGEDVPDCVMDSNALERERGITILSKNTAVRYKETLINIVDTPGHADFGGEVERVLGMVDGCLLIVDANEGPMPQTRFVLKKALEKGLRPIVIINKIDRGKTDPHVAVDKVLDLFLELGADEDQCDFTYLFASGMAGFAKESLEAESVDMQPLFNAILQHVPPPVGDSNKPLQLQVTTLDYSEYLGRIVIGRIHNGTIRSGQQAALVTEDGTIVKGKITKLMGFDGLKRVEMEEATAGYIVAVAGFADAYIGETITDPNEPQALPLIKVDEPTLQMAFWVNDSPFAGQEGKLVTSRQIRDRLFRELETNVALRVEETDSPDKFLVSGRGELHLGILIETMRREGFEFQVSQPQVIYREINGQPCEPYELLVLDIPADSVGSCIERLGQRKGEMQDMQPGSGDRTQLEFVIPARGLIGFRGEFMRMTRGEGIMNHSFLDYRQLSGDIEARNKGVLISFEEGVSTFYAMRNAEDRGAFFITPGTKVYRGMIVGEHTRSQDLELNICKTKQLTNHRAAGGDELVQLQAPIDMSLERALEYIAADELVEVTPQSIRLRKMSKKLAKR